The genomic stretch GGGGTAAAAGCGTTTAGAATAGAGAATGGAGATAATGGAGGACCTTCTATTTACACTGCTTATTCTCTTATAAAATCTGGGTTAGCAAAATCAGTACTTCTGATTGGTATTGATAAATTTTCAGATCTAGCTTCAAAACAACTTAATGATGTTTTAGCTATGAATTTACTTCACGATCACGAATATCATCTAGGATTAACTCCTCAATCATATGCTGCTATTTTAGCTAAACTTTATATGAAAAAATATAATGTTCCATATGAATATTTTGCAAACTGGCCATTAAAGATGCATGATAATGCAGTAGAGAATCCGTTCGCATATTTGAGGTTCAAGACAGATATTAAAACTATCACTTCATCTCAATTAGTCTCTGAACCTTTAAGAATATTCGATACAGCTGCAAGAGCTGATGGAGCTGGTATTATATTATTGACCGATGATGAGGTAGCTAAGAAGTACACAGATACTCCAGTATATTTAGCAAATGTTCACGGCTCAATATATGAATATGCATATGATTTAAGTTTACCCTCTATAAAATTAGCTCTAAACGAACTTAAGTATACTCCTAGTAAGAATGACATCATAGAAATTCACGATTCTTATAGTGTATTGGCTGCTTTAGAGTTAGAAGAATTAGGTCTAGGAGAAAAGGGCAAATCTTTACTAGAATTAGATTCTTATCAAGTAAATTATAGTGGTGGTCTGAAAGCCAGGGGTTATCCTGGAGGAGCTACAGCTATTTATCAGCTAGCTGAGGTTGTTATGCAGCTTAGAGGTGACTTTCCTGGAAAGAAGGCTATAGGTGAAAGTGGGATAGTTATTTCGGCAGACGATTTAGTCACATCTTCGTATATTTCAATTTTAAAGAGGTGAACTTAAAGTGAAAATTAGTCCTCCAAGAAATTGGAGATTAAAAGAAACCTTATATTCAATTGTTTTAGGTAAGTGTGAAAAATGCGGAAGTATATTGTATCCTTATCAGCAACTATGTAGTTCATGCGGTTCCACTAATATAAAGAAAATTGTTTCGAGAGGTCACGGAAAACTAATTGAATACACAATATCTTATCAATCACGTGAGGGATATGAAAAGGCTTTACCTATGGCTGTAGGATTAATAGAGTTAGATGAAGGAGTTAGGATTTTAGCCCCTCTTACTGATACTGATAACATTAAAGAAGGTGCTGAGGTTGAAGCTGTTCTAAGGAGGATTACTGCTGATTCTAATAATGGTTTAATACAGTACGGTATTAAATTTAGAGTGATAGATAATGCAAGAGATAATTGATGAGGTAGTTAATAAGGCTCTTAAGGGTAAGATTGAGCTTCATGAGATAGATAATTTATTAGAAGCAAATGCTGCAATGGTGGCTAGAAGATTAGTTATAGAAAAACTAACAAATACCAAACTTCCTTCTATTGGATCTACAATTCTTGATTATGCTGAGATAAAAAATAGAAATGCAGAAAACGTTATAGGTGGAATTCAAATACCAGTAGGTGTTATAGGTCCTTTAAGAGTAAATGGTGATTATGCTAAAGGAGATTTTTATGTTCCCCTAGCAACTACTGAAGGCGCGTTAATAGCAAGTGTAAATAGGGGTGCAAAAGTTATATCTAAAAGTGGGGGTGCAAGAGTAAAGATAATTTTTGATGGAATGACTAGAGCACCAGTTTTTAAACTTAGTAGTATAGAAGATGTTATAGATTTTCTAAACTGGATAAAAGATAATTTTTCAAAGATAAAAGAGATTGCAGAAAGCACTACTTCACATGGTAAGTTAATAAACATAGAGCCATACGTTCTAGGTAATAATGTATGGCTTAGATTTGTCTTTGAAACAGGTGATGCGATGGGTATGAACATGGTTACTGTAGCTACTGAGAAAGCATGTGAGTTTATTGAGAGAGAATTTGGAAGGGCTGTATGTTTGGCGGTAAGTGGTAATATGTGCAGTGATAAGAAACAATCTCAAGTAAATTCTCTGCATGGTAGGGGTAAAACTGTTGTTGCAGAGGCACTAATTCCACACGAATTGATTAAGACTGTGTTAAAATCTGATTCAGCTTTAATTCATGAAGTTAATTTAAGGAAAAATTGGTTAGGCGGAGCTAGGGCTGGTACAATGTTTCAATTTAATGCCCATTTTGCTAATATTGTGACAGCTATTTTTATAGCCACTGGGCAAGATGTAGCTCAAGTTGTTGAAAGTAGTTCTGGGTATACATGGACTGAAATACGCGATAATGGATTATATATTTCTGTGACTTTAACGTCGTTAGAAGTTGGTACTATAGGTGGTGGTACTAGATTACCAACTCAAAGGGAAGCTTTGTCAATTATGGGGGTATACGGGCCAGGTAATCCTCCTGGAAGTAATGCGAAAAAATTTGCAGAAATTATAGCATCTACTGTTCTTGCAGGAGAACTGAATTTACTTGCAGCATTGGCGAATAAGGAATTAGGTAAAGCTCACTTAAGGTTAGGCAGAGGGGCCAAAGTTTAAAAGTTATGAAAAAATAACTTAACCATATGAGTCAAATTCCTAAAGAGCTTGAAAAAGTAATTGAGCTAACGAGAGAACAAAATAGATGGAGAAGAACAGAGGTAATAAATTTAATAGCGTCTGAAAATGTAATGAGTCCTTTAGCTGAGACGGTTTATATGAGTGACTTTATGTCAAGATATGCAGAAGGCAAGCCATATAAAAGATATTATCAAGGAACAAAGTATGTTGATGAAGTTGAAATATTAGCTATGCAATTAATGAATGAAATTACTAACACTAAATTCTGTGATTTACGAGCTACTAGTGGGACTATAGCAAATGCTGCTGTATTTAGAGTACTAGCTAACCCTGGCGAAAAGGCATTAATTGCTCCAGTTCAGGCTGGAGCTCATGTAAGTCATACTAAATTTGGTACATTGGGAGCTTTAGGTATAGAACATATAGAGCTTCCTTATGATGCTGATAAAATGAATGTAGATGTAGATAAAGCAATAAAGATGATTGATCAAATTAAGCCTAAATTTATTGTGATGGGAGGGAGTTTATATTTATTTCCTCACCCAGTTAAAGAATTAGCTCCTCATGCACATGCTGTGGGAGCAAAAGTAGTTTATGATGCGGCTCATGTTTATGGCTTAATAACTGGAAAAGTGTGGCATAACCCATTAGAAGAAGGAGCAGATATTATGACTTCTTCAACGCATAAAACTTTCCCCGGACCTCAAGGTGGTGCTATATTTTCAAATGAGGAAGAAATATTTAAGAAAGTTGCTGACACAATATTCCCATGGTTTGTTAGTAATCATCATTTGCATAGATTACCAGCTACTGCAGTAACTGCCATTGAGATGAAATATTTTGGTGAGGATTACGCAAAACAAATAACTAAGAACGCAAAGGCTTTTGCTGAAGCATTAGCGGCTGAAGGTTTTAAGGTTATAGGAGAGCATTTAGGTTATACTAAGAGTCATCAAGTAGTGCTGGATGTTAGAAATTTAGGTGGAGGTGCGAAAATAGCTAAATTGTTTGAAGATGCTAATATAATAACTAATAAAAACTTGTTACCCTACGATCCACCCAGTGCTGTAAAAGATCCTAGTGGTATAAGATTAGGAGTACAAGAAATGACCAGATTTGGTATGAAAGAAGAAGAGATGAGAGAAATAGCAAAGTTAATGAGAGAAGTAGCAATTGATGGTAAAGATCCAAATGAAGTTAAGAAAAAAGTAACTGCATTTAGAAAGAATTATTTAGAGGTCAAATACACATTCAATGTCGATCTATCAAAGTATTCTAATGGAAAAGTACTACCATTGCTTATCTAACTAA from Sulfolobus sp. S-194 encodes the following:
- the hmgA gene encoding hydroxymethylglutaryl-CoA reductase (NADPH) translates to MQEIIDEVVNKALKGKIELHEIDNLLEANAAMVARRLVIEKLTNTKLPSIGSTILDYAEIKNRNAENVIGGIQIPVGVIGPLRVNGDYAKGDFYVPLATTEGALIASVNRGAKVISKSGGARVKIIFDGMTRAPVFKLSSIEDVIDFLNWIKDNFSKIKEIAESTTSHGKLINIEPYVLGNNVWLRFVFETGDAMGMNMVTVATEKACEFIEREFGRAVCLAVSGNMCSDKKQSQVNSLHGRGKTVVAEALIPHELIKTVLKSDSALIHEVNLRKNWLGGARAGTMFQFNAHFANIVTAIFIATGQDVAQVVESSSGYTWTEIRDNGLYISVTLTSLEVGTIGGGTRLPTQREALSIMGVYGPGNPPGSNAKKFAEIIASTVLAGELNLLAALANKELGKAHLRLGRGAKV
- a CDS encoding thiolase family protein, giving the protein MVSIAEVSFIKIDRYYEYSEKDLVIEAYKQIETKVKDYIKPDVVIVSSGYAESIGKSSLSAVKLSSSLGFKGVKAFRIENGDNGGPSIYTAYSLIKSGLAKSVLLIGIDKFSDLASKQLNDVLAMNLLHDHEYHLGLTPQSYAAILAKLYMKKYNVPYEYFANWPLKMHDNAVENPFAYLRFKTDIKTITSSQLVSEPLRIFDTAARADGAGIILLTDDEVAKKYTDTPVYLANVHGSIYEYAYDLSLPSIKLALNELKYTPSKNDIIEIHDSYSVLAALELEELGLGEKGKSLLELDSYQVNYSGGLKARGYPGGATAIYQLAEVVMQLRGDFPGKKAIGESGIVISADDLVTSSYISILKR
- the glyA gene encoding serine hydroxymethyltransferase — its product is MSQIPKELEKVIELTREQNRWRRTEVINLIASENVMSPLAETVYMSDFMSRYAEGKPYKRYYQGTKYVDEVEILAMQLMNEITNTKFCDLRATSGTIANAAVFRVLANPGEKALIAPVQAGAHVSHTKFGTLGALGIEHIELPYDADKMNVDVDKAIKMIDQIKPKFIVMGGSLYLFPHPVKELAPHAHAVGAKVVYDAAHVYGLITGKVWHNPLEEGADIMTSSTHKTFPGPQGGAIFSNEEEIFKKVADTIFPWFVSNHHLHRLPATAVTAIEMKYFGEDYAKQITKNAKAFAEALAAEGFKVIGEHLGYTKSHQVVLDVRNLGGGAKIAKLFEDANIITNKNLLPYDPPSAVKDPSGIRLGVQEMTRFGMKEEEMREIAKLMREVAIDGKDPNEVKKKVTAFRKNYLEVKYTFNVDLSKYSNGKVLPLLI
- a CDS encoding Zn-ribbon domain-containing OB-fold protein translates to MKISPPRNWRLKETLYSIVLGKCEKCGSILYPYQQLCSSCGSTNIKKIVSRGHGKLIEYTISYQSREGYEKALPMAVGLIELDEGVRILAPLTDTDNIKEGAEVEAVLRRITADSNNGLIQYGIKFRVIDNARDN